From a region of the Nonlabens dokdonensis DSW-6 genome:
- the rseP gene encoding RIP metalloprotease RseP — MSLSLLIVLHELGHFIPARLFKTRVEKFYLFFDIKYSLFKKKIGETVYGIGWLPLGGYVKISGMIDESMDKEQMAQEPKEWEFRSKPAWQRLIIMLGGVIVNVVLGFVIYIGLIAYNGTNEASGADFKYGFGFPETLEEVGFRKGDQILLIDQDTIDFAPTLNQKLIFRDIETVTVLRNGEKVEVAIPEDIGSRMFEAGVSTSLEARVPFTVDSVVVDSKAYKIGIKDGSKIISVAGYPIEFNTDYSYAMNHKVKHEEPFEVVWEYNGERYNKEVTFTTIEKKTFFFFTKEVDEPKVLGIIKKPTEKGYAKVTRKQYSFSESISAGISRGYWTMHDYIVQFKYVFTAKGASQLGGFGTIAKLYPDTFDWTAFWATTAFISFILAIMNILPIPALDGGHVMFLLYEIITGRKPGDKFLERAQIIGIVILLSLMLYANGNDLFKALFG, encoded by the coding sequence ATGAGTCTTTCCTTGCTTATTGTTCTTCATGAGCTGGGCCATTTTATTCCTGCTAGACTTTTTAAAACTCGAGTAGAAAAGTTTTATTTATTCTTTGATATTAAGTACTCTCTTTTCAAAAAGAAAATAGGAGAAACCGTTTACGGTATAGGATGGTTACCGTTAGGAGGATACGTAAAGATCTCTGGAATGATCGATGAAAGCATGGACAAAGAGCAAATGGCTCAAGAGCCTAAAGAATGGGAATTTAGATCTAAGCCAGCATGGCAACGCTTGATTATTATGTTAGGTGGTGTAATTGTGAACGTAGTTCTAGGTTTTGTAATTTACATAGGATTAATTGCCTATAACGGGACTAATGAAGCCAGCGGCGCCGACTTTAAATACGGTTTTGGTTTTCCAGAAACTTTAGAGGAAGTAGGTTTTAGAAAAGGAGATCAAATATTGCTTATCGATCAAGATACTATAGACTTTGCGCCAACATTAAATCAAAAACTCATCTTTAGAGACATTGAAACTGTGACTGTTTTAAGAAACGGTGAGAAAGTAGAAGTAGCGATTCCAGAAGATATAGGTAGTAGAATGTTTGAGGCTGGAGTTTCCACTTCATTAGAAGCTCGAGTACCATTTACTGTAGATTCTGTCGTTGTAGATTCCAAAGCATATAAAATAGGAATAAAAGATGGTTCTAAAATTATCTCTGTAGCTGGATATCCTATTGAATTCAATACAGACTACAGTTATGCGATGAATCATAAGGTGAAGCATGAAGAACCGTTTGAAGTGGTATGGGAATACAACGGCGAGCGTTACAATAAAGAAGTTACTTTTACTACTATTGAAAAGAAGACATTCTTTTTCTTTACCAAAGAAGTGGACGAGCCTAAGGTTTTAGGAATAATCAAAAAACCTACTGAAAAAGGATATGCTAAGGTTACTCGTAAACAATACTCTTTTTCTGAAAGCATTTCTGCAGGTATTTCAAGAGGCTACTGGACTATGCACGATTATATTGTGCAGTTTAAGTATGTGTTTACAGCAAAAGGTGCGAGCCAGTTAGGTGGTTTTGGAACTATTGCAAAGCTATATCCTGATACTTTTGACTGGACAGCATTCTGGGCAACGACGGCTTTTATTTCTTTTATTCTAGCGATTATGAATATCCTGCCTATTCCTGCTTTGGACGGTGGACACGTTATGTTTTTGTTATATGAAATAATCACTGGTCGTAAACCAGGAGATAAATTCTTAGAACGAGCACAAATTATAGGAATAGTAATATTGTTATCACTGATGCTGTATGCTAATGGTAACGACTTATTTAAAGCCCTATTCGGATAA
- a CDS encoding DUF3078 domain-containing protein, with protein MKKILLSLVILFTASIAMAQTEAELKALKKTKTDSIAQIQARANAIQSKIDALPGWKKGAFGTVGVNLSEFSNWYSQGSADVSSGNIALIANAYANLKQPKYFWRNSLNINLGWVKFDDKNDPTDDDSFQEATDVFNISSLYGYRLNEKLAVSALGEYRTTLLNNFNDPGYLDIGVGGTWTPDDYLVVVVHPLNYNFVFAEDDTVFNSSLGAKVVADYTRSIGKISFKSNLSMFYSYESSDLSNYTWINSFGYTLWKNIGIGFEFGLRGNKQEALNFANNNLAPMADPFTFENVDNELQSYYLIGVNYKF; from the coding sequence ATGAAAAAAATATTACTATCTCTTGTGATACTATTCACTGCTAGTATTGCAATGGCACAAACTGAGGCTGAGTTAAAGGCCTTAAAGAAAACTAAAACAGATTCTATTGCACAAATTCAAGCTCGTGCAAACGCTATTCAATCTAAAATTGATGCACTTCCGGGCTGGAAGAAAGGTGCTTTTGGAACTGTAGGTGTCAATTTATCTGAATTTAGTAACTGGTATTCTCAAGGAAGTGCAGATGTTTCTTCCGGTAACATAGCGCTTATTGCAAATGCTTATGCTAATTTAAAGCAACCAAAGTATTTCTGGAGAAACTCTTTAAACATCAATTTAGGATGGGTAAAATTTGACGATAAAAATGACCCAACTGATGATGACAGCTTTCAAGAGGCTACTGATGTTTTCAATATTTCTTCTCTTTATGGTTACCGCTTGAATGAGAAGTTAGCCGTATCAGCTTTAGGAGAATACCGTACAACTCTATTAAACAACTTTAACGATCCTGGTTATCTTGATATAGGAGTCGGTGGTACCTGGACGCCTGACGATTATCTGGTTGTTGTCGTGCATCCATTGAACTACAACTTTGTATTTGCTGAGGACGATACTGTTTTCAATTCTTCTCTAGGAGCAAAGGTAGTTGCAGATTATACACGCAGCATAGGTAAAATCAGTTTTAAGTCCAATCTCTCAATGTTTTACAGCTATGAAAGTAGTGACCTTTCTAACTATACGTGGATCAACTCTTTTGGTTATACGTTATGGAAAAATATCGGTATCGGTTTTGAATTTGGTTTAAGAGGTAACAAGCAAGAAGCGCTTAATTTTGCTAATAACAACCTAGCACCTATGGCAGACCCTTTTACCTTTGAGAATGTAGATAATGAATTGCAGTCCTATTATTTAATAGGTGTGAATTATAAGTTTTAA
- a CDS encoding SCO family protein, producing the protein MLQFLDKNKWRILFMVILCGGILASFQYALTPEKTLPIRQPDEFDPSLVDDSMLFVKKYHKIAPFELVNQNGDTITQDDYTGKIYVADFFFTTCPTICPVMTKNMMLVQEEFKDDPEILILSHSVTPEIDSVEVLKKYAVKKGVLDHKWNLVTGDRKQIYDLARKSYLAAKENKYGGEYALVHTENFLLVDKEGRLRSRSYDGTDAEDVEKLIEDIYILKDMYKRQRD; encoded by the coding sequence ATGCTGCAATTCTTAGATAAAAACAAATGGCGTATTCTGTTCATGGTTATTTTGTGTGGTGGTATTTTGGCATCATTTCAATATGCACTTACACCAGAAAAAACGTTGCCAATAAGACAACCAGATGAATTTGATCCATCGCTGGTAGATGACTCTATGCTTTTTGTAAAAAAGTACCATAAGATCGCTCCATTTGAACTAGTTAATCAAAATGGTGATACCATAACGCAAGATGATTACACAGGTAAAATTTATGTAGCAGATTTCTTTTTTACTACTTGTCCTACTATTTGTCCTGTCATGACAAAGAATATGATGCTGGTTCAAGAAGAGTTTAAAGATGATCCAGAGATCCTGATTCTTTCCCACAGTGTGACTCCAGAAATAGACTCTGTAGAGGTTTTAAAAAAATATGCAGTTAAAAAAGGTGTGCTGGATCACAAATGGAATCTTGTTACCGGCGATCGCAAGCAAATTTATGATCTTGCTCGCAAATCATACCTTGCTGCAAAAGAGAATAAATACGGTGGTGAATACGCTCTAGTGCATACAGAAAATTTTTTATTAGTAGACAAAGAAGGTAGATTGCGCAGCCGCTCCTACGATGGTACAGATGCAGAAGATGTTGAAAAACTGATAGAAGATATCTACATTTTGAAAGATATGTACAAGAGGCAGCGCGATTGA
- a CDS encoding M1 family aminopeptidase encodes MKHNKWVLFVGFVLAFIAPFSNEVYAVQRHGTRAESQQSPPTQPGVDACLLKSSILQPEMRVINQSTANYDLKYVRLELDTDPDVAQISGTVTSHFEAVGDIDEVIFELASNMTVSQVTQRGVALNFMNNGNDELVIDLPSIQNSGVLDSLSVTYSGNPIASGFGSFAQTTHNNAGIIWTLSEPYGAKAWWPCKQDLNDKIDVTEVILNTPAGNTGVSNGLLISETSTTTGKRYRWMHNYPIPAYLIAIAVTNYVKYTDTVGSGATALPIDNYVYPEDLVTAQASTAVTVPIMNFFESSFGPYPFRNEKYGHAQFGWGGGMEHTTISFMGGFSRGLIAHELGHQWFGNKVTCGSWQDIWLNESFATYLTGMTVEHLDGAATFKNWRVNANNRATTPTSGSVYVAAQDTLNVGRVFNGNLSYNKGAMVLHMLRKKIGETNFNQTLRNYLDDPQLAFDYAVTTDFKAIAESTSGENLTEFFNDWIYGEGYPEHQIEWRQEPNGVNIIYQQFTSHPSVNLFEVQLPIKITGINGQEQRFMLAIDNNNENFNVSIPFIAATIEIDPDVETISKNNNTTLGTSDAFAKAEFQIAPNPARDYFQITTSNIEVNQVKIFDLNGRIIKNYKSELQNNPDHILPTPEMGGIYLIQLSTNMGIFTEKLIVL; translated from the coding sequence ATGAAGCATAATAAATGGGTATTATTTGTGGGTTTTGTTCTCGCTTTCATTGCCCCTTTTAGCAATGAAGTCTATGCTGTGCAACGACACGGTACCAGAGCGGAATCACAACAGTCTCCACCTACACAACCTGGAGTAGACGCCTGTTTATTAAAATCAAGTATCCTACAACCAGAAATGCGCGTCATCAATCAATCTACTGCAAACTATGATTTAAAATACGTACGCTTAGAATTAGACACAGATCCTGATGTAGCGCAAATCTCAGGAACAGTAACCTCTCATTTTGAAGCAGTAGGCGATATCGATGAGGTGATTTTTGAACTTGCTTCTAATATGACAGTCAGCCAGGTAACACAAAGAGGTGTTGCTCTTAATTTCATGAATAACGGAAATGACGAGCTGGTTATAGATCTTCCCTCAATACAAAATAGCGGAGTCTTAGATAGCCTTAGTGTTACATATAGTGGTAATCCTATAGCGAGCGGTTTTGGAAGTTTTGCACAAACCACACACAACAATGCAGGAATTATCTGGACTCTTTCTGAACCTTATGGTGCCAAAGCCTGGTGGCCATGTAAACAAGACCTCAACGATAAAATTGATGTGACTGAGGTCATTTTAAACACACCAGCGGGAAACACTGGAGTTTCTAACGGTCTTTTAATATCTGAGACCTCAACGACGACAGGAAAACGTTACCGATGGATGCACAATTACCCTATTCCAGCATACCTCATCGCTATCGCGGTTACTAACTATGTGAAATATACAGACACCGTAGGTAGTGGCGCAACGGCCTTGCCTATAGATAATTATGTATATCCAGAAGATCTTGTTACCGCGCAGGCAAGTACTGCCGTTACCGTTCCTATCATGAATTTCTTTGAAAGTAGCTTTGGACCCTATCCGTTTAGAAATGAGAAATATGGTCATGCGCAATTCGGTTGGGGCGGCGGCATGGAACATACGACTATTAGCTTTATGGGAGGTTTTAGTCGTGGGCTGATCGCTCACGAGTTAGGACACCAGTGGTTTGGAAATAAAGTAACTTGCGGTAGCTGGCAAGACATATGGCTCAATGAGAGTTTTGCCACCTACCTGACAGGAATGACAGTAGAACATTTGGACGGTGCTGCTACTTTTAAAAACTGGCGCGTAAATGCAAATAATCGGGCAACAACTCCTACTAGCGGTAGTGTTTATGTAGCCGCTCAAGACACATTGAATGTGGGACGCGTTTTTAACGGCAATCTTTCCTATAACAAAGGAGCGATGGTATTGCATATGTTGCGCAAGAAAATAGGTGAGACTAATTTCAATCAAACACTAAGAAACTATCTTGATGATCCGCAACTGGCATTTGATTACGCTGTAACTACCGATTTTAAAGCAATTGCCGAAAGTACAAGTGGCGAGAATTTAACCGAATTTTTTAACGATTGGATCTATGGAGAAGGATATCCAGAACATCAAATAGAATGGAGGCAAGAACCTAACGGCGTGAATATTATTTACCAGCAGTTCACCAGCCATCCTTCGGTGAATTTATTTGAAGTCCAACTTCCCATAAAAATAACTGGCATTAACGGTCAGGAGCAACGCTTTATGTTGGCTATTGATAATAATAACGAGAACTTTAATGTGAGCATTCCGTTTATTGCTGCAACCATTGAGATCGATCCAGATGTGGAGACGATAAGTAAGAATAACAATACTACTTTGGGTACTAGTGACGCTTTCGCGAAAGCGGAATTTCAAATAGCTCCTAATCCTGCACGAGACTATTTTCAAATAACCACTTCAAATATAGAGGTGAATCAAGTCAAAATATTTGATTTAAATGGAAGGATAATTAAGAATTACAAAAGCGAATTACAAAATAATCCAGACCACATTTTGCCGACTCCAGAAATGGGTGGTATATACCTCATTCAACTTAGTACTAACATGGGGATTTTTACGGAGAAGCTTATCGTGTTGTAA
- the lepA gene encoding translation elongation factor 4, which produces MKNIRNFCIIAHIDHGKSTLADRLLDATHTVTKRESQAQLLDNMDLERERGITIKSHAIQMDYTAPDGEQYILNLIDTPGHVDFSYEVSRSIAACEGALLIVDAAQSIQAQTISNLYLALENDLEIIPVLNKVDLPSANPEEVTDDIVDLLGCDPSEVIPASAKTGLGIQDILDAIVERVPAPKGDPDEPLQALVFDSQYNQFRGVETIFRVINGSIKKGQHIKFVATGESYYADEIGTLKLNQVPKKEISAGDVGYLITGIKEAKEVKVGDTITDHANPTTNPIGGFEDVKPMVFAGIYPVDTEDYEDLRSSMEKLQLNDASLVFTAESSAALGFGFRCGFLGMLHLEIIQERLEREFDMTVITTVPNVSYYAYTNKEPDERIIVNNPSDLPEPSTLNRVEEPYIKATIITKSEFVGNVMSLCIEKRGIVTNQTYLTTERVELTFDMPLAEIVFDFYDRLKTVSKGYASFDYAPIGMRVSKLVRLDVLLNAQTVDALSALIHFDNAYTIGKKMVEKLRELIPRQQFDIPVQAAIGAKIIARETIKALRKDVTAKCYGGDISRKRKLLEKQKKGKKRMRQVGNVEIPQQAFMAVLKLND; this is translated from the coding sequence ATGAAGAACATACGTAATTTTTGTATCATTGCTCACATTGACCACGGTAAAAGTACTCTGGCAGACAGGCTTTTAGATGCGACACACACGGTTACTAAAAGAGAATCACAAGCACAACTTTTAGATAATATGGACCTGGAGCGAGAGCGTGGTATAACGATAAAATCACACGCTATCCAGATGGATTATACGGCTCCAGATGGTGAGCAATATATTCTCAATCTAATTGACACTCCTGGTCACGTAGACTTCTCTTATGAGGTATCTCGTTCTATTGCTGCATGTGAAGGTGCATTGCTTATAGTAGATGCAGCTCAAAGTATTCAAGCGCAAACTATTTCAAATTTATACTTAGCGCTAGAAAATGATCTAGAGATCATTCCAGTTCTCAATAAAGTAGACTTGCCTAGTGCAAATCCTGAAGAGGTAACCGACGATATTGTAGACCTTTTAGGTTGTGATCCTAGTGAAGTAATTCCTGCTAGTGCAAAAACTGGTTTAGGAATACAAGATATTCTTGATGCGATTGTAGAAAGAGTTCCTGCTCCTAAAGGAGATCCAGATGAGCCTTTACAAGCACTAGTTTTTGACTCACAGTACAATCAGTTCCGTGGTGTGGAGACTATTTTTAGAGTCATCAATGGTTCTATTAAAAAAGGTCAGCATATTAAATTTGTTGCCACAGGAGAAAGCTATTATGCAGACGAGATAGGAACTCTGAAATTGAATCAAGTTCCTAAAAAAGAAATAAGTGCAGGTGACGTAGGTTACCTAATTACTGGAATTAAAGAAGCCAAAGAAGTTAAAGTAGGTGATACAATTACTGACCATGCTAATCCTACTACAAATCCCATCGGTGGTTTTGAAGACGTGAAACCTATGGTATTTGCTGGTATTTATCCTGTAGATACTGAAGATTACGAAGACTTGCGATCTAGTATGGAAAAGCTACAGCTTAACGATGCTTCATTAGTGTTTACAGCAGAAAGTAGTGCAGCACTTGGTTTTGGTTTCCGATGTGGATTCTTAGGAATGTTGCATTTAGAGATCATTCAAGAGCGACTAGAACGCGAGTTTGATATGACTGTGATCACTACCGTACCTAACGTATCTTACTATGCTTACACTAATAAAGAACCGGATGAGCGCATCATTGTAAATAATCCAAGTGATTTACCAGAACCATCGACTTTAAACAGAGTAGAAGAGCCTTACATCAAGGCAACTATCATTACAAAATCTGAATTTGTAGGTAATGTAATGTCGCTTTGTATAGAAAAACGTGGGATTGTAACTAATCAAACGTATTTAACTACCGAAAGAGTAGAACTTACCTTTGATATGCCACTTGCCGAGATTGTATTTGATTTCTACGACAGGTTGAAAACGGTCTCCAAAGGTTATGCTTCTTTTGACTATGCTCCTATAGGAATGCGAGTTTCCAAATTAGTACGATTAGATGTTCTTCTAAATGCGCAAACTGTAGATGCTTTGAGCGCGTTGATTCACTTTGACAATGCCTATACCATAGGAAAGAAGATGGTAGAAAAGTTACGTGAGTTAATCCCTAGACAGCAATTTGATATTCCTGTTCAAGCGGCGATAGGTGCAAAAATTATTGCTCGTGAAACGATTAAAGCATTGCGTAAAGACGTTACTGCAAAATGTTACGGTGGAGATATTTCTCGTAAACGTAAACTTCTTGAAAAGCAAAAGAAAGGTAAAAAACGTATGCGTCAGGTAGGAAACGTAGAGATCCCACAACAAGCATTTATGGCGGTTCTTAAATTGAACGATTAA
- a CDS encoding GNAT family N-acetyltransferase — translation MIILKRTTSKNNDFQQLVKDLDAFLAVTDGDEHDFYNQFNKIEGLQHVIVAYLNDVAVGCGALRPFDKETMEVKRMFTLVDYRGKGIASQILTELESWSQELGYKKCVLETGIRQTEAIALYEKNSYKLIPCYGQYLNVENSRCYAKEL, via the coding sequence GTGATAATTCTCAAACGCACCACATCAAAAAATAATGATTTCCAGCAACTGGTAAAAGATCTCGATGCCTTTCTAGCTGTGACGGATGGTGATGAGCATGATTTCTATAACCAGTTTAATAAAATTGAAGGATTACAGCACGTAATAGTTGCCTATCTAAATGATGTTGCTGTAGGTTGTGGCGCACTACGACCATTTGATAAAGAAACTATGGAAGTGAAACGCATGTTTACTTTAGTTGATTATCGAGGTAAAGGAATAGCATCACAAATTCTTACAGAACTAGAAAGCTGGTCTCAAGAGTTGGGTTATAAAAAGTGTGTTTTAGAAACTGGAATACGCCAAACTGAAGCGATTGCTCTTTACGAGAAAAATAGCTACAAATTGATTCCTTGTTATGGACAGTATTTGAATGTGGAGAATAGCAGGTGTTATGCTAAGGAGTTATAA
- the aat gene encoding leucyl/phenylalanyl-tRNA--protein transferase: protein MYLLDESLFFPDPIVAPDHGLAAIGGDLSIERLLLAYHSGYFPWYNDGEPICWWSPDPRMVFDLKSERPMRITKSMRQSKRNRGYEIRENTCFTDVMKHCGTVKRNDQDGTWINEDMLDAYSKLHELGHAKSVEVFKDNQLVGGLYGIDVPDKKIFCGESMFSLATDASKIAFMHLVEKLQQLDYHLIDAQVYNDHLASLGGVEMDREVFLSYLR from the coding sequence TTGTATTTACTTGACGAGTCTTTATTTTTTCCTGATCCTATTGTTGCTCCAGATCATGGACTTGCTGCAATAGGTGGTGATTTAAGCATAGAACGACTGTTACTTGCTTATCATTCAGGCTATTTCCCTTGGTATAATGATGGCGAGCCTATTTGCTGGTGGAGCCCAGATCCTCGAATGGTTTTTGACTTAAAATCTGAGAGACCTATGCGTATTACGAAGTCTATGAGACAAAGTAAACGCAATCGCGGCTACGAAATAAGAGAAAATACTTGTTTTACTGATGTTATGAAACATTGCGGCACGGTAAAACGCAACGATCAAGATGGTACCTGGATCAATGAAGACATGCTTGATGCCTATTCAAAGCTTCATGAATTAGGTCATGCAAAAAGTGTAGAAGTTTTTAAAGACAATCAATTGGTCGGAGGATTATACGGTATTGATGTTCCTGATAAAAAAATATTTTGCGGAGAAAGCATGTTTTCACTAGCTACAGATGCTAGTAAAATAGCCTTTATGCATCTGGTAGAAAAGCTGCAACAACTCGATTACCATCTTATAGACGCACAAGTTTATAACGATCATCTAGCAAGCTTAGGTGGCGTAGAGATGGATCGAGAGGTGTTTTTGAGTTATTTGAGGTAA
- a CDS encoding outer membrane beta-barrel family protein, producing MKYLQFFIFILALSTTAQNDLTGTIINNSEEPLAYSNVVLFKMPDSVFYKASYSDEKGKFKIANCAAGDYTLQVSSVGYVPLSRKLTLNKSTDIGAVVLNANQEELDAVVVNAARPTIQRKADRLIFNVENSSLSTGNTSQILQSTPGVFEMNGSYMVKGSVAQVYINNKRVFLSDEELQQLLRGYSGDNVKSVEVIFNPPARYDADGGAVINIITSKSISLGYKGLVTSNWSVDTFAKYQLGTGHSYKNDWINVYANYNYNPRKDLTLQESEVGFFNSDGSRNSRWFTDVESVSRSDAHAFNSIIDITLDEKNTLSFMGYLGINNGKKIDNDVNTLILPQGATTFSGFDTNSKTEQDYSSGHMNLSWQRILNDNGGFLSVEGTYIFTDTDNNQNFSSVFFDDTQTTTGTNSFRTNGIQEADIFTGKIDYEDVFGSYNFVSGLKFTSISNKSDQDFLDTDMGAIIDPSLSDTYLYDERIYAAYTQVSRDWTKWGFIAGLRLEQTDVKGDSQSLGLVNNQNYLGVFPNLSINHILNDSNDLTLSYKRSIDRPGSGDLNPFNNFTNDNIVSTGAPDLVPAFTDKINLGWNYKNQLFVDVYYINTNDMINSISFQNNDTNTLILRSINLNYEFQYSVDATFYNYLNESWLTSTTFGAFYMENEVDALQSASRVQQTNTTGYYVDTNNLINLSEDGSLDMTISATYLSSILFGTYKYENLFTSRIGFSKTLWDKRAVFTASYSDIFLSANQPFVSRYQNQDNIELSLLETQLFSLGFTYKFGNFRLENRSTETPEEQERTGKKTKGF from the coding sequence ATGAAATATTTACAGTTTTTTATCTTTATCCTAGCTCTTAGTACGACTGCACAAAACGATCTTACAGGAACTATTATTAATAATAGTGAAGAGCCACTAGCTTACAGTAATGTTGTGTTATTTAAAATGCCCGATAGTGTGTTCTATAAAGCATCTTATTCTGATGAAAAAGGGAAGTTTAAGATAGCAAATTGTGCTGCTGGTGATTATACATTGCAAGTATCATCAGTTGGTTATGTTCCGCTTTCGCGAAAGCTAACACTTAATAAATCTACAGACATAGGAGCTGTTGTTTTAAATGCAAATCAAGAAGAACTAGATGCTGTTGTAGTAAATGCGGCACGACCTACTATACAGCGAAAAGCTGATAGATTAATTTTTAACGTTGAAAACAGCTCGCTAAGTACAGGGAACACGTCTCAAATTTTACAATCTACCCCAGGAGTTTTTGAAATGAATGGCTCTTATATGGTAAAAGGTAGTGTCGCTCAGGTTTACATTAACAATAAGAGAGTTTTTTTAAGTGACGAAGAGTTGCAACAATTACTAAGAGGTTATAGTGGCGATAATGTAAAAAGCGTTGAAGTAATTTTTAATCCACCAGCTCGCTACGATGCAGATGGCGGCGCAGTAATTAATATTATAACAAGTAAAAGCATCTCTTTAGGTTATAAAGGCTTAGTAACTAGTAATTGGTCAGTAGATACATTTGCAAAATATCAATTAGGGACTGGACATTCCTATAAGAACGACTGGATTAATGTTTATGCGAATTACAATTATAATCCACGTAAAGATTTAACGCTGCAAGAGTCCGAGGTAGGTTTTTTTAATAGTGATGGTTCTAGAAACTCTCGTTGGTTTACAGATGTAGAGTCCGTGTCTAGAAGTGATGCTCATGCCTTTAACAGTATTATAGATATTACACTCGATGAAAAAAACACTTTGTCCTTCATGGGGTATTTAGGAATAAACAATGGCAAAAAAATAGATAACGATGTAAATACATTAATTTTACCTCAAGGAGCAACAACTTTCAGTGGTTTTGATACAAACTCTAAAACAGAACAAGATTACTCAAGTGGACATATGAACCTAAGTTGGCAGAGAATTCTTAATGATAATGGTGGCTTTTTAAGTGTTGAAGGAACTTATATATTTACTGATACCGACAATAATCAAAACTTTTCAAGTGTATTTTTTGATGACACTCAAACGACTACTGGAACAAACAGCTTTAGAACTAATGGGATTCAAGAAGCCGATATTTTTACAGGGAAAATAGATTATGAGGATGTGTTTGGTTCTTATAATTTTGTTTCAGGATTAAAGTTTACTAGTATATCAAATAAAAGCGATCAAGATTTTTTAGATACAGACATGGGTGCTATCATAGACCCATCATTATCTGATACATATTTGTACGATGAGCGTATTTATGCAGCTTATACGCAGGTTTCAAGAGATTGGACTAAATGGGGATTCATTGCAGGATTGCGATTAGAACAGACAGATGTTAAAGGTGATAGTCAGTCTTTAGGTCTAGTAAATAATCAAAACTACCTAGGTGTTTTTCCTAATTTATCTATCAATCATATTTTAAATGATAGTAATGATTTGACCTTAAGTTATAAAAGATCCATAGACAGACCTGGTTCTGGAGATTTGAATCCATTTAACAATTTTACAAACGATAATATTGTAAGCACTGGAGCACCAGATTTAGTTCCTGCTTTTACTGACAAAATTAACTTAGGCTGGAATTATAAAAACCAGCTATTTGTTGATGTATATTATATCAACACAAATGATATGATAAATAGTATATCGTTCCAGAATAATGATACCAACACACTGATTTTAAGGTCTATAAACTTAAATTATGAATTTCAATATAGTGTAGATGCAACATTTTATAATTACTTAAATGAGAGCTGGCTCACCAGCACAACGTTTGGAGCATTTTATATGGAGAATGAAGTTGATGCACTACAGTCTGCCAGCAGGGTGCAACAAACCAACACCACAGGATATTATGTTGATACTAATAACCTTATTAATTTATCAGAAGATGGTAGTTTAGACATGACGATAAGCGCCACTTATCTTTCCAGCATACTTTTCGGTACTTATAAATACGAGAACTTATTCACTAGCCGTATAGGGTTCTCTAAAACTTTATGGGACAAAAGAGCTGTGTTTACTGCTAGTTATAGTGATATTTTCCTTTCTGCAAATCAACCGTTTGTTTCTAGGTATCAAAATCAAGATAATATAGAGTTGAGCTTACTTGAAACTCAATTATTCAGTTTAGGATTCACTTATAAATTTGGAAACTTTAGGCTTGAAAATCGCAGCACTGAGACTCCAGAAGAACAAGAGCGTACTGGTAAAAAAACAAAAGGGTTCTAG